A genomic region of Alligator mississippiensis isolate rAllMis1 chromosome 4, rAllMis1, whole genome shotgun sequence contains the following coding sequences:
- the NTF3 gene encoding neurotrophin-3 isoform X3: MSILFYVIFLAYLRGIQSTNMDQRSLPEDSINSLIIKLIQADILKNKLSKQMVDIKENYQNTVQKEEAQQDMDGAENVKSDFQPVISMDTELLRQQRRYNSPRVLLSDNTPLEPPPLYLMEDYIGSSVVVNRTSRRKRYAEHKSHRGEYSVCDSESLWVTDKSSAIDIRGHQVTVLGEIKTGNSPVKQYFYETRCKEAKPVKNGCRGIDDKHWNSQCKTSQTYVRALTSENNKLVGWRWIRIDTSCVCALSRKIGRT; this comes from the coding sequence ATGTCCATCTTGTTTTATGTGATATTTCTTGCTTATCTTCGTGGCATCCAGTCtaccaacatggatcaaaggagTTTGCCAGAAGATTCGATAAATTCTCTCATTATTAAACTCATTCAGGCAGACATTTTGAAAAACAAGCTCTCCAAGCAGATGGTAGATATTAAGGAAAACTATCAAAACACAGTGCAGAAAGAAGAGGCTCAGCAGGACATGGACGGAGCTGAAAATGTGAAATCAGACTTCCAGCCAGTTATCTCAATGGATACAGAATTGTTAAGGCAACAAAGACGCTATAATTCTCCCAGGGTCCTCTTGAGTGATAACACCCCATTGGAACCCCCACCTTTGTATCTCATGGAGGATTACATTGGAAGTTCTGTGGTGGTGAACCGAACCTCACGGAGGAAAAGGTATGCAGAACACAAGAGCCATCGAGGGGAATATTCTGTATGTGACAGTGAAAGTTTATGGGTCACGGACAAGTCATCTGCTATCGATATTAGAGGACATCAAGTCACTGTGCTGGGAGAAATTAAAACAGGCAATTCTCCTGTCAAACAATACTTTTACGAAACAAGGTGTAAAGAGGCTAAACCTGTAAAAAATGGCTGCCGTGGCATAGACGATAAGCACTGGAACTCCCAATGCAAAACATCCCAAACGTACGTAAGAGCACTGACGTCAGAAAACAATAAACTCGTAGGCTGGAGATGGATAAGGATAGACACTtcctgtgtgtgtgcattgtCAAGAAAAATAGGAAGAACTTAA
- the NTF3 gene encoding neurotrophin-3 isoform X2 yields the protein MILQVNKVMSILFYVIFLAYLRGIQSTNMDQRSLPEDSINSLIIKLIQADILKNKLSKQMVDIKENYQNTVQKEEAQQDMDGAENVKSDFQPVISMDTELLRQQRRYNSPRVLLSDNTPLEPPPLYLMEDYIGSSVVVNRTSRRKRYAEHKSHRGEYSVCDSESLWVTDKSSAIDIRGHQVTVLGEIKTGNSPVKQYFYETRCKEAKPVKNGCRGIDDKHWNSQCKTSQTYVRALTSENNKLVGWRWIRIDTSCVCALSRKIGRT from the coding sequence ATCTTACAGGTGAACAAGGTGATGTCCATCTTGTTTTATGTGATATTTCTTGCTTATCTTCGTGGCATCCAGTCtaccaacatggatcaaaggagTTTGCCAGAAGATTCGATAAATTCTCTCATTATTAAACTCATTCAGGCAGACATTTTGAAAAACAAGCTCTCCAAGCAGATGGTAGATATTAAGGAAAACTATCAAAACACAGTGCAGAAAGAAGAGGCTCAGCAGGACATGGACGGAGCTGAAAATGTGAAATCAGACTTCCAGCCAGTTATCTCAATGGATACAGAATTGTTAAGGCAACAAAGACGCTATAATTCTCCCAGGGTCCTCTTGAGTGATAACACCCCATTGGAACCCCCACCTTTGTATCTCATGGAGGATTACATTGGAAGTTCTGTGGTGGTGAACCGAACCTCACGGAGGAAAAGGTATGCAGAACACAAGAGCCATCGAGGGGAATATTCTGTATGTGACAGTGAAAGTTTATGGGTCACGGACAAGTCATCTGCTATCGATATTAGAGGACATCAAGTCACTGTGCTGGGAGAAATTAAAACAGGCAATTCTCCTGTCAAACAATACTTTTACGAAACAAGGTGTAAAGAGGCTAAACCTGTAAAAAATGGCTGCCGTGGCATAGACGATAAGCACTGGAACTCCCAATGCAAAACATCCCAAACGTACGTAAGAGCACTGACGTCAGAAAACAATAAACTCGTAGGCTGGAGATGGATAAGGATAGACACTtcctgtgtgtgtgcattgtCAAGAAAAATAGGAAGAACTTAA